A window of the Henckelia pumila isolate YLH828 chromosome 3, ASM3356847v2, whole genome shotgun sequence genome harbors these coding sequences:
- the LOC140891772 gene encoding uncharacterized protein isoform X2, producing the protein MAELCLMASHGFPLDLGVALHSEPGFNRFSKGSNQVRFSSRSFDLSLHQKEDWNFTSGLLDRSNLITLDSTFRRPAGIQGFEPSGFGIADKCNSQEKILKLLASGSMGVENGSLDMSSMIHDLMGHLDFAPFTQQSLIYPTREVYFNEPSVEYSCNSDGQLQNYFGNEMNDVFKEISGLYSSKNTNKSSKQTMLVPFFERRKRAQASTTASNLLTEKAGVLKSHEKVSRKASEKKKSTTRTIKEREKSYLHMCEILLSILVNKEQKQTKNTIHSLKKSSPRLPAMLTQCSATIAGAGIAVVLSVLCRVACNSVPFCASKILSTVLGLGLISLSWAVHKLRDTVVSIRKTSGKMGEKEGEMMNCLERNMKDIYYRGGALMVVAVLRLV; encoded by the exons ATGGCGGAGCTCTGTTTGATGGCCTCGCATGGCTTCCCTCTTGATTTGGGGGTGGCGTTGCATTCAGAACCTGGCTTTAACAGGTTCTCAAAG GGCTCGAATCAAGTTCGGTTTAGCTCCCGCTCCTTTGATTTAAGCCTGCACCAGAAAGAGGATTGGAATTTTACCAGTGGATTGTTAGACCGGAGTAACTTGATCACACTGGACTCAACATTTAGAAGGCCTGCTGGCATTCAAG GCTTTGAACCTTCTGGCTTTGGGATTGCCGATAAATGTAACAGTCAAGAAAAGATCTTGAAATTACTTGCCTCTGGATCAATGGGAGTAGAAAATGGTTCACTTGATATGTCGTCTATGATCCACGATTTGATGGGGCACCTAGATTTTGCACCATTTACTCAGCAGTCACTTATATATCCAACCAGGGAAGTCTACTTCAATGAACCCTCCGTGGAATATTCGTGTAATTCTGATGGTCAACTACAGAATTATTTTGGGAATGAGATGAATGATGTATTTAAGGAAATATCTGGCCTTTACTCATCGAAAAATACGAATAAATCCAGTAAGCAGACTATGCTGGTCCCTTTCTTTGAAAG GCGGAAAAGAGCACAAGCCAGCACTACAGCATCCAATCTTCTTACTGAAAAAGCAGGAGTTTTGAAGAG CCACGAAAAAGTGAGCAGAAAGGCATCAGAGAAGAAGAAGAGCACTACAAGAACCATTAAAGAGAGGGAAAAGAGCTACCTTCACATGTGTGAAATTCTTTTGTCCATTCTTGTCAACAAAGAGCAGAAGCAGACCAAAAACACTATCCACTCTTTGAAGAAATCCAGTCCCCGGCTTCCCGCGATGCTAACCCAATGCTCCGCAACCATTGCTGGTGCTGGCATTGCTGTCGTTTTATCAGTACTCTGCCGTGTAGCTTGTAATAGTGTACCCTTTTGTGCATCTAAGATTCTGAGCACTGTATTGGGGTTGGGGCTTATTTCTCTCTCGTGGGCTGTACATAAACTGAGAGATACGGTGGTTTCTATCAGAAAAACTTCTGGCAAGATGGGAGAAAAAGAAGGGGAAATGATGAATTGCTTGGAGAGAAATATGAAGGATATATACTATCGTGGGGGGGCCTTGATGGTTGTTGCAGTTCTGAGGTTGGTCTGA
- the LOC140891772 gene encoding uncharacterized protein isoform X1 gives MAELCLMASHGFPLDLGVALHSEPGFNRFSKGSNQVRFSSRSFDLSLHQKEDWNFTSGLLDRSNLITLDSTFRRPAGIQGFEPSGFGIADKCNSQEKILKLLASGSMGVENGSLDMSSMIHDLMGHLDFAPFTQQSLIYPTREVYFNEPSVEYSCNSDGQLQNYFGNEMNDVFKEISGLYSSKNTNKSSKQTMLVPFFERRKRAQASTTASNLLTEKAGVLKSSHEKVSRKASEKKKSTTRTIKEREKSYLHMCEILLSILVNKEQKQTKNTIHSLKKSSPRLPAMLTQCSATIAGAGIAVVLSVLCRVACNSVPFCASKILSTVLGLGLISLSWAVHKLRDTVVSIRKTSGKMGEKEGEMMNCLERNMKDIYYRGGALMVVAVLRLV, from the exons ATGGCGGAGCTCTGTTTGATGGCCTCGCATGGCTTCCCTCTTGATTTGGGGGTGGCGTTGCATTCAGAACCTGGCTTTAACAGGTTCTCAAAG GGCTCGAATCAAGTTCGGTTTAGCTCCCGCTCCTTTGATTTAAGCCTGCACCAGAAAGAGGATTGGAATTTTACCAGTGGATTGTTAGACCGGAGTAACTTGATCACACTGGACTCAACATTTAGAAGGCCTGCTGGCATTCAAG GCTTTGAACCTTCTGGCTTTGGGATTGCCGATAAATGTAACAGTCAAGAAAAGATCTTGAAATTACTTGCCTCTGGATCAATGGGAGTAGAAAATGGTTCACTTGATATGTCGTCTATGATCCACGATTTGATGGGGCACCTAGATTTTGCACCATTTACTCAGCAGTCACTTATATATCCAACCAGGGAAGTCTACTTCAATGAACCCTCCGTGGAATATTCGTGTAATTCTGATGGTCAACTACAGAATTATTTTGGGAATGAGATGAATGATGTATTTAAGGAAATATCTGGCCTTTACTCATCGAAAAATACGAATAAATCCAGTAAGCAGACTATGCTGGTCCCTTTCTTTGAAAG GCGGAAAAGAGCACAAGCCAGCACTACAGCATCCAATCTTCTTACTGAAAAAGCAGGAGTTTTGAAGAG CAGCCACGAAAAAGTGAGCAGAAAGGCATCAGAGAAGAAGAAGAGCACTACAAGAACCATTAAAGAGAGGGAAAAGAGCTACCTTCACATGTGTGAAATTCTTTTGTCCATTCTTGTCAACAAAGAGCAGAAGCAGACCAAAAACACTATCCACTCTTTGAAGAAATCCAGTCCCCGGCTTCCCGCGATGCTAACCCAATGCTCCGCAACCATTGCTGGTGCTGGCATTGCTGTCGTTTTATCAGTACTCTGCCGTGTAGCTTGTAATAGTGTACCCTTTTGTGCATCTAAGATTCTGAGCACTGTATTGGGGTTGGGGCTTATTTCTCTCTCGTGGGCTGTACATAAACTGAGAGATACGGTGGTTTCTATCAGAAAAACTTCTGGCAAGATGGGAGAAAAAGAAGGGGAAATGATGAATTGCTTGGAGAGAAATATGAAGGATATATACTATCGTGGGGGGGCCTTGATGGTTGTTGCAGTTCTGAGGTTGGTCTGA